The following are encoded together in the Holophagales bacterium genome:
- a CDS encoding ABC transporter ATP-binding protein translates to MGDTEVRALDGVTIDVAPGEFLAVMGPSGSGKSTFMNIVGCLDRPTSGTYVLEGVDVSTLDRNDRAEIRNDKIGFVFQSFNLLARTSALENVELPLLYSRKHHLSDAEQLVKAKECLGRVGLAERWDHTPAQLSGGQQQRVAVARALVNDPAILLADEPTGNLDSRTSDEIMGIFQDLNEEGKTVVLITHEHDIAEYARRVVAFRDGRVVSDESVANRRSAKGAR, encoded by the coding sequence ATGGGCGACACGGAGGTCCGCGCTCTCGACGGCGTGACGATCGACGTCGCCCCCGGCGAGTTCCTCGCCGTCATGGGACCGTCCGGATCGGGGAAGTCGACGTTCATGAACATCGTCGGGTGCCTCGACCGGCCGACCTCGGGGACGTACGTCCTCGAGGGCGTCGACGTCTCGACGCTCGACAGGAACGACCGGGCCGAGATCCGGAACGACAAGATCGGTTTCGTCTTTCAGAGCTTCAACCTGCTGGCGAGGACGTCGGCCCTCGAGAACGTCGAGCTGCCGCTGCTCTACTCGCGCAAGCACCACCTCTCGGACGCCGAGCAGCTCGTGAAGGCGAAGGAGTGTCTCGGAAGGGTCGGGCTGGCGGAGCGGTGGGACCACACGCCCGCCCAGCTCTCCGGCGGCCAGCAGCAGCGCGTGGCCGTCGCGCGGGCGCTCGTGAACGACCCGGCCATCCTGCTCGCCGACGAGCCGACCGGGAACCTCGACTCGAGGACGTCCGACGAGATCATGGGGATCTTCCAGGACCTCAACGAGGAGGGGAAGACGGTCGTCCTGATCACGCACGAGCACGACATCGCCGAGTACGCGCGGCGCGTCGTCGCGTTCCGGGACGGGCGTGTCGTCTCCGACGAGAGCGTGGCGAACCGCCGGTCGGCGAAGGGGGCCAGATGA
- a CDS encoding efflux RND transporter periplasmic adaptor subunit — translation MKKALIGAVIVAAIVAGGVLILSKDKKSGPKFRKEKVTRGDVVATVTATGTLSAVTTVKVGSQVSGIIASLHADFNSEVKKGQLLAGLDPTPFQTSVDQRRADLERARVELRNAELVLARAKKLLEAQLQAQSEYDTAKANRDGAAAAVEQSTAALRQAETNLAYTRILSPIDGVVVDRQYDIGQTVAASFQAPVLFTIAQDLTKMQVLTNIDEADIGRVKEGQEASFSVDAFPDRPFRGRVSQIRLSPQTVQNVVTYPVLLDVANPELRLRPGMTANVSVPVDRRDDVLRVPNAALRFRPDPADIENGGKKDAKQDAARPAEPKTAAGAGAPARDDAGRRRARDAGGERAGGGGSGGGRPGAGFSGRPGAGRSGPSREADVYVELPTGKLRAIHVKTALTDGNVTAIEGDGLKDGEEVVLGLATAKAMANPGGGGGSRGMGRM, via the coding sequence ATGAAGAAGGCCCTGATCGGAGCGGTGATCGTCGCCGCCATCGTCGCGGGAGGCGTCCTGATCCTCTCGAAGGACAAGAAGAGCGGCCCGAAGTTCCGCAAGGAGAAGGTCACGAGGGGCGACGTCGTGGCGACCGTCACGGCGACGGGAACCCTCTCGGCGGTGACGACCGTCAAGGTCGGGAGCCAGGTTTCCGGGATCATCGCGAGCCTGCACGCCGACTTCAACTCCGAGGTGAAGAAGGGGCAGCTCCTCGCCGGGCTCGACCCGACCCCCTTCCAGACCTCGGTCGACCAGCGGCGCGCCGACCTCGAGCGGGCGAGGGTGGAGCTGCGCAACGCCGAGCTCGTCCTCGCCCGTGCGAAGAAGCTCCTCGAGGCGCAGCTGCAGGCGCAGTCGGAGTACGACACGGCGAAGGCGAACCGCGACGGAGCGGCGGCCGCCGTCGAACAATCCACGGCCGCCCTCAGGCAGGCCGAGACGAACCTCGCCTACACGCGCATCCTCTCTCCGATCGACGGCGTCGTCGTCGACCGGCAGTACGACATCGGCCAGACCGTGGCCGCGTCGTTCCAGGCGCCCGTCCTCTTCACGATCGCGCAGGACCTGACGAAGATGCAGGTCCTGACGAACATCGACGAGGCCGACATCGGCCGCGTGAAGGAGGGGCAGGAGGCGAGCTTCTCGGTCGACGCGTTCCCCGACCGCCCGTTCCGCGGCCGGGTCTCGCAGATCCGCCTCTCGCCGCAGACGGTCCAGAACGTCGTCACGTACCCCGTCCTTCTCGACGTTGCCAATCCCGAGCTCCGCCTGCGGCCCGGCATGACCGCGAACGTCTCCGTGCCGGTCGACCGGCGCGACGACGTCCTGCGCGTGCCGAACGCGGCCCTGAGGTTCCGGCCCGACCCGGCCGACATCGAGAACGGCGGGAAGAAGGACGCGAAGCAGGACGCTGCCAGGCCCGCCGAGCCGAAGACGGCCGCGGGGGCGGGCGCCCCGGCCCGCGACGACGCCGGCCGACGCCGGGCCCGGGACGCGGGAGGCGAGCGCGCGGGAGGCGGTGGCAGCGGCGGAGGGCGGCCGGGGGCCGGTTTCTCCGGCCGTCCCGGAGCGGGCCGGTCCGGACCCTCGCGCGAAGCGGACGTCTACGTCGAGCTGCCGACGGGAAAGCTCCGGGCGATCCACGTGAAGACGGCCCTGACCGACGGCAACGTGACGGCGATCGAGGGCGATGGCCTGAAGGACGGGGAAGAGGTGGTCCTCGGCCTCGCGACGGCGAAGGCGATGGCGAATCCCGGCGGCGGCGGCGGGTCGCGCGGTATGGGGCGGATGTAG
- a CDS encoding bifunctional riboflavin kinase/FMN adenylyltransferase has translation MNIYVDPFRRTDLPRGGVVTIGNFDGVHTGHQEMLRRVVDRARELDAPSVVLTFDPHPMRILHPQRAPKLIQTLRQREEAIAALGVDALVVVPFTREFAAMPAEEFVRDLLGRSLGAREVHVGSAFAFGCGKRGNVTLLSQLGEEAEIKVVPLDVVSEDGEPVSSTRVRSLLEAGKVSEARRLLGRPFAMEGLIAKGDRMGRKIGFPTINLKSDNELYPRDGVYVTKVHPPLLRADLHLRHEHRPQADRLRGLRDDGGVLHPRLLLRRLRRADPPDVLRAPAGREGLPFDARADGADPPRRGGDAPLVPLPRRRVTVLLAARLALLLLAVGAARRARGPKGAAVVGLAGAAAAFGAWPHPLPQPVVLGAGLFVASLVLVFLGAERHSPLIAEAARATAALSLSAGAVAGLAFRGAGLAGALLGGTVVAAALSTWGAEGCRANTEVGWRRGLAWASAVVLPAVIAGGLLALGGALPPHLRSVGPAVGLLAGLLAWVVPVFLERRRVVRELSEEARLGILPDEDLAVLVSPWRRWREPRFGRADERREYVRSALLLAVARQQQRRRSGEASRLRQLEVLAFRTRVRRVVEGRAARFAALSALSDESSA, from the coding sequence GTGAACATCTACGTCGACCCATTCCGGCGCACGGACCTCCCGCGAGGGGGCGTCGTGACGATCGGGAATTTCGACGGTGTCCACACCGGGCACCAGGAGATGCTCCGCCGCGTCGTCGACCGGGCCCGGGAGCTCGACGCGCCTTCGGTCGTGCTGACGTTCGACCCGCATCCGATGAGGATTCTCCATCCCCAGCGGGCACCGAAGCTGATCCAGACGCTTCGCCAGCGCGAAGAGGCGATCGCGGCCCTCGGGGTCGACGCCCTCGTCGTCGTCCCCTTCACGCGGGAGTTCGCCGCGATGCCTGCCGAGGAGTTCGTCCGCGACCTCCTCGGCCGCTCGCTCGGCGCGCGCGAAGTCCACGTCGGCTCCGCCTTCGCTTTCGGATGCGGAAAGCGCGGCAACGTCACGCTCCTCTCGCAGCTGGGGGAGGAGGCCGAGATCAAGGTCGTGCCCCTCGACGTCGTTTCCGAGGACGGGGAACCGGTCTCTTCGACGCGGGTTCGCAGCCTCCTGGAGGCGGGGAAGGTCTCCGAGGCGCGGCGGCTCCTCGGGCGCCCCTTCGCGATGGAGGGCCTCATCGCCAAAGGTGACCGGATGGGTCGGAAGATCGGGTTCCCGACGATCAACCTGAAGTCCGACAACGAGCTCTACCCGCGAGACGGCGTCTACGTGACGAAAGTCCATCCTCCGCTCCTTCGAGCGGACCTTCACCTGCGTCACGAACATCGGCCGCAGGCCGACCGTCTACGAGGACTACGCGACGACGGTGGAGTCCTACATCCTCGACTTCTCCTCCGACGTCTACGGCGAGCCGATCCGCCTGACGTTCTTCGAGCGCCTGCGGGACGAGAAGGTCTTCCCTTCGATGCTCGAGCTGACGGCGCAGATCCGCCGCGACGTGGAGGCGACGCGCCTCTGGTTCCTCTCCCGAGGCGAAGAGTGACCGTCCTTCTCGCCGCCCGCCTCGCGCTGCTGCTCCTCGCCGTCGGCGCGGCCCGGCGGGCGCGCGGCCCGAAGGGGGCGGCCGTGGTGGGGCTGGCGGGAGCGGCCGCCGCGTTCGGCGCCTGGCCCCATCCGCTCCCGCAACCCGTCGTCCTCGGAGCCGGCCTCTTCGTGGCGTCTCTCGTTCTGGTGTTTCTCGGGGCGGAGCGTCACTCGCCGCTCATCGCGGAGGCGGCGAGGGCGACGGCCGCGCTCTCGCTGAGCGCCGGTGCCGTCGCCGGACTCGCGTTCCGAGGGGCGGGGCTCGCCGGGGCTCTCCTGGGCGGCACGGTGGTCGCGGCCGCGCTTTCGACCTGGGGCGCCGAGGGCTGCCGCGCAAACACGGAGGTCGGCTGGCGCCGGGGGCTCGCGTGGGCGAGTGCCGTCGTCCTTCCGGCGGTCATCGCGGGAGGCCTCCTGGCGCTGGGCGGAGCGCTTCCGCCCCACCTTCGGTCCGTCGGGCCTGCCGTGGGCCTGCTGGCCGGTCTTCTCGCCTGGGTCGTTCCCGTCTTCCTCGAGCGTCGACGCGTCGTGCGGGAGCTTTCCGAGGAGGCGCGTCTCGGGATCCTTCCCGACGAGGACCTCGCCGTCCTCGTGAGCCCCTGGCGGCGCTGGCGGGAGCCGAGGTTCGGCCGCGCCGACGAGCGGCGGGAGTACGTGAGGAGCGCCCTCCTGCTGGCCGTCGCGAGGCAGCAGCAGCGGCGTCGCAGCGGAGAGGCGAGCCGGCTTCGTCAGCTCGAGGTCCTCGCCTTCCGGACGCGCGTGCGCAGGGTCGTCGAGGGGCGCGCGGCCCGCTTCGCCGCCCTCTCCGCTCTCTCCGACGAGTCGTCCGCCTGA
- the rimO gene encoding 30S ribosomal protein S12 methylthiotransferase RimO yields MVSLGCPKNLVDTEVMLGYLQREGLTLGDPDTSRVVIVNTCGFIDQAKEESVNAVLEQVRRKEAGEIDRVVVAGCMVQKYGAELAAEIPEVDHFIGLDELEKAPAAALGLPSLPRFTAKPLATRLYDDLAPRVLTGRRGYAYLKVAEGCNNPCTFCTIPQMRGLQRSRTVESLVREALSLEAQGISELVLISQDTTRYGEDVGLGREGLATLVRTLLRETSLPWIRFLYAYPKTLHASVLALMAEEPRFVPYVDIPLQHVSRRVLAAMQRGGDPESYARMLAGMRETVPGIALRTTFIAGFPSETDADFEELLSFVKDVEVDHLGVFPYSPEPGSGAEGLGDPVPSEVKAERCAAVMEAQREISRRKNRLLKGKVHEAIVEGVSDESELLLEGRLKRQAPEIDGKLLVNDAPDGFVPRPGTVVKVRVTEAHDYDLVGRIVT; encoded by the coding sequence ATCGTCTCCCTTGGCTGCCCGAAGAACCTCGTCGACACCGAGGTGATGCTCGGCTACCTGCAGCGCGAGGGGCTGACCCTCGGTGACCCGGACACCTCCCGGGTGGTCATCGTCAACACCTGCGGCTTCATCGACCAGGCCAAGGAGGAGTCGGTGAACGCCGTCCTCGAGCAGGTCCGGCGCAAGGAGGCGGGGGAGATCGACCGGGTCGTCGTCGCAGGCTGCATGGTCCAGAAGTACGGCGCCGAGCTGGCGGCGGAGATCCCGGAGGTCGACCACTTCATCGGGCTCGACGAGCTGGAGAAGGCGCCGGCCGCGGCGCTCGGCCTGCCGTCGCTCCCGCGCTTCACGGCCAAGCCGCTCGCCACGCGCCTCTACGACGACCTCGCGCCGCGCGTCCTGACGGGACGGCGCGGCTACGCGTACCTGAAGGTGGCCGAGGGGTGCAACAACCCCTGCACGTTCTGCACGATCCCCCAGATGCGCGGGCTCCAGCGGTCGCGAACCGTCGAGTCCCTCGTTCGCGAGGCGCTCTCCCTCGAGGCACAGGGGATCTCCGAGCTCGTCCTGATCTCACAGGACACCACCCGCTACGGGGAGGATGTCGGTCTCGGCCGGGAGGGGCTCGCGACGCTCGTGAGGACGCTCCTCAGAGAGACGTCGCTGCCCTGGATCCGCTTCCTCTACGCCTATCCGAAGACGCTGCACGCGTCGGTCCTGGCGCTCATGGCGGAAGAGCCCCGCTTCGTGCCGTACGTCGACATCCCGCTCCAGCACGTGTCGCGCCGGGTCCTCGCCGCGATGCAGAGGGGCGGCGATCCCGAGAGCTACGCCCGCATGCTCGCCGGGATGCGCGAAACGGTTCCGGGGATCGCCCTCAGGACGACGTTCATCGCCGGCTTTCCGTCCGAGACCGACGCCGACTTCGAGGAGCTCCTCTCCTTCGTGAAGGACGTCGAGGTCGACCACCTGGGCGTCTTCCCTTATTCCCCGGAGCCTGGTTCGGGGGCGGAGGGTCTGGGCGACCCGGTCCCGTCCGAGGTGAAGGCCGAGCGCTGCGCGGCCGTCATGGAGGCGCAGCGCGAGATTTCCCGCAGGAAGAACCGCCTGCTGAAGGGAAAGGTCCACGAGGCGATCGTCGAAGGGGTCTCCGACGAGTCGGAGCTCCTCCTCGAGGGACGCCTGAAGCGCCAGGCGCCCGAGATCGACGGAAAGCTCCTGGTCAACGACGCGCCCGATGGCTTCGTTCCGCGTCCCGGGACCGTCGTGAAGGTCCGGGTGACGGAAGCGCACGACTACGATCTCGTGGGGCGGATCGTCACGTGA
- the aroF gene encoding 3-deoxy-7-phosphoheptulonate synthase: MSDLPKVRAALDRIDAAMLDLLAERSAVVDEVAALKSRESDLSLRDLERERDLLSRVGREAQKRGLNAFHVVKIFRDVIEASVRRQESRLTREANEGAEPDVLRVAFQGAEGAYSHLAGRKFFGDRPEEPIFVGYRSFRQAVDAVERDECDYAILPLENSVAGSINETYTLLGTSKLHIMGEEVWPVEHCLLGISKVPLARLKRIYSHPQALMQCSEFLESLPGATAESFFDTAASVGRVKELGSEENAAIASAEAGELHGLVVLRRDIANQRNNQTRFVVVHKRRFRFDVRIPCRTSLLLVTDHKEGALERCLSELARASVNMTKLESRSMQNTPWEYQFYVDIEGNVEEPRVATALEGIGRNARYLRVLGCYPRKADPSLQVPRDVDLSPAEEAAAPGPAAPPLASESKVAYPLAARRAGDEAGRTLVKVGDVVFGEGFVVVAGPCAVENEGQVFEAARVVREGGGRVLRGGVFKPRTSPYAFQGLGMAGLDILVRAGQEYGLPIVTEVMSPEDVEKVALGADMLQIGARNMQNFALLKEVGQSKRPVLLKRGMMSSVEELLLAAEYILSAGNRHVVLCERGIRTFETSTRNTLDLGAVQVLKARSHLPVIVDPSHAMGITAFVAPMARAALAAGADGVIVEVHPNPAEALCDGAQALTPDLFVAMMGDLRRVAQALGVKMW; encoded by the coding sequence ATGAGCGACCTGCCGAAGGTCCGGGCCGCCCTCGACCGGATCGATGCCGCGATGCTCGATCTCCTCGCGGAGAGGTCGGCGGTCGTCGACGAGGTGGCGGCGTTGAAGAGCCGGGAGTCGGATCTCTCCCTCAGGGACCTCGAGCGGGAGCGTGACCTCCTCTCCCGGGTTGGCCGGGAGGCCCAGAAAAGGGGTCTGAACGCTTTCCACGTCGTCAAGATCTTCCGCGACGTCATCGAGGCTTCCGTGCGACGGCAGGAGAGCCGGCTGACGCGCGAGGCGAACGAGGGGGCCGAGCCGGACGTCCTGCGGGTCGCGTTCCAGGGAGCCGAGGGGGCCTACAGCCACCTCGCGGGACGCAAGTTCTTCGGAGACCGCCCGGAAGAGCCGATATTCGTCGGCTATCGCTCGTTCCGGCAGGCGGTCGACGCCGTCGAGAGGGACGAGTGCGACTACGCGATCCTGCCGCTCGAGAACTCGGTCGCCGGGAGCATCAACGAGACCTACACCCTCCTGGGTACTTCGAAGCTGCACATCATGGGCGAGGAGGTCTGGCCGGTCGAGCACTGCCTGCTCGGCATCTCGAAGGTGCCCCTGGCCCGGCTGAAACGGATCTACTCCCATCCCCAGGCCCTCATGCAGTGTTCCGAGTTCCTCGAGAGCCTGCCCGGGGCGACCGCGGAGAGCTTCTTCGACACGGCCGCGAGCGTGGGGCGGGTGAAGGAGCTGGGGAGCGAGGAGAACGCGGCCATCGCGAGCGCCGAGGCGGGAGAGCTCCACGGCCTCGTCGTCCTCCGGCGCGACATCGCCAACCAGCGCAACAACCAGACGCGGTTCGTCGTCGTCCACAAGCGGCGTTTTCGCTTCGACGTGCGGATTCCCTGCCGGACCTCGCTGCTGCTCGTGACCGACCACAAGGAAGGGGCTCTCGAGAGGTGCCTCTCCGAGCTGGCCCGCGCCTCGGTCAACATGACGAAGCTCGAGAGCCGCTCGATGCAGAACACCCCGTGGGAGTACCAGTTCTACGTCGACATCGAAGGGAACGTGGAGGAGCCGCGCGTCGCGACGGCCCTCGAGGGGATCGGACGGAACGCCCGGTACCTGCGCGTCCTCGGCTGCTACCCGCGGAAGGCGGACCCGTCCCTGCAGGTGCCGAGGGACGTCGACCTCTCCCCGGCCGAGGAGGCTGCGGCGCCGGGCCCGGCGGCGCCGCCCCTCGCTTCCGAGAGCAAGGTCGCCTACCCGCTCGCCGCGCGGCGTGCGGGCGACGAGGCCGGCCGGACGCTCGTCAAGGTGGGCGACGTCGTCTTCGGAGAGGGGTTCGTCGTCGTGGCGGGGCCCTGCGCCGTGGAGAACGAAGGCCAGGTCTTCGAGGCGGCGCGCGTCGTGAGGGAAGGGGGAGGCCGGGTCCTCAGGGGGGGCGTCTTCAAGCCGCGCACGAGCCCCTACGCGTTCCAGGGGCTCGGGATGGCGGGGCTCGACATCCTCGTCCGGGCCGGCCAGGAGTACGGCCTGCCGATCGTCACCGAGGTGATGTCGCCGGAGGACGTGGAGAAAGTGGCGCTGGGAGCCGACATGCTCCAGATCGGCGCGCGGAACATGCAGAATTTCGCACTGCTGAAGGAAGTGGGTCAGAGCAAGCGCCCGGTCCTCCTGAAGCGCGGGATGATGTCGTCGGTGGAGGAGCTCCTCCTGGCGGCGGAATACATCCTGTCGGCGGGGAACCGGCACGTCGTCCTCTGCGAGCGCGGCATCCGGACCTTCGAGACCTCGACGCGGAACACCCTGGACCTCGGGGCCGTGCAGGTCCTCAAGGCCCGCTCCCACCTGCCGGTCATCGTCGACCCGTCGCACGCGATGGGGATCACCGCGTTCGTCGCGCCGATGGCGCGCGCGGCGCTCGCGGCGGGAGCCGACGGCGTGATCGTGGAAGTCCACCCGAATCCCGCCGAGGCGCTCTGCGACGGGGCCCAGGCGCTGACGCCCGACCTCTTCGTGGCGATGATGGGGGACCTTCGCCGCGTCGCCCAGGCACTGGGCGTGAAGATGTGGTGA
- the asnS gene encoding asparagine--tRNA ligase yields MSNGSAPPISGLSSSVGETVTLKGWLYNRRDSGKIRFLVLRDGSGYLQCVVVKKEVPEEVWESSGTLTQESSFEVTGVVREAPRQEGGVELGVTGLAVLSLCHDWPITPKEHGVDFLMSQRHLWLRSARQVAILKVRSEVESAIHDFYHSRGYTKVDSPILTPNACEGTSNLFETQYTEDEKAYLSQSGQLYLEPACAALGKVYCFGPTFRAEKSKTRRHLREFWMVEPEVAFMEIDGLLDLAEEFIKELTTRVLDRRKEDLKRLERDTTKLEATATRPFTRMTYREAIENLAGKGFPVTFGDDLGGDEETALTEGFDTPVLVTRYPSSIKAFYMQPDPADPEVALCVDVLAPEGYGELIGGSQRIHDHDLLLARIRQQELPIEAFQWYLDVRKYGTFPHSGFGMGLERFTAWMCGVPHLRECIPYPRMLYRIYP; encoded by the coding sequence ATGTCGAACGGCTCCGCTCCCCCCATCTCCGGCCTCTCTTCTTCCGTCGGCGAAACGGTCACCCTGAAGGGGTGGCTCTACAACCGGCGCGACAGCGGGAAGATCCGCTTCCTCGTCCTCCGGGACGGCTCCGGGTACCTCCAGTGCGTCGTCGTGAAGAAGGAGGTCCCGGAAGAAGTCTGGGAATCATCCGGCACCCTGACGCAGGAGTCGTCGTTCGAGGTGACGGGAGTCGTACGCGAGGCGCCCCGCCAGGAAGGGGGCGTCGAGCTGGGCGTGACGGGCCTCGCCGTCCTCTCGCTCTGCCACGATTGGCCGATCACCCCGAAGGAGCACGGCGTCGATTTCCTGATGTCACAGAGGCACCTCTGGCTCCGCTCGGCGAGGCAGGTGGCGATCCTGAAAGTGCGGAGCGAGGTGGAGAGCGCGATCCACGACTTCTACCACTCCCGCGGGTACACGAAGGTCGACTCGCCGATCCTGACGCCGAATGCCTGCGAGGGGACCTCGAACCTCTTCGAGACGCAGTACACCGAGGACGAAAAAGCCTACCTCTCACAGTCCGGCCAGCTCTATCTCGAGCCCGCCTGCGCCGCGCTCGGGAAGGTCTACTGCTTCGGGCCGACCTTCCGGGCCGAGAAGTCGAAGACCCGCCGGCACCTGCGCGAGTTCTGGATGGTCGAGCCCGAGGTCGCCTTCATGGAGATCGACGGCCTTCTCGACCTCGCCGAGGAGTTCATCAAGGAGCTGACGACGCGCGTTCTCGACCGCCGGAAAGAGGACCTGAAGCGCCTCGAGCGGGACACGACGAAGCTCGAGGCGACGGCGACGAGGCCCTTCACGCGGATGACCTACCGCGAGGCGATCGAGAACCTGGCGGGCAAGGGATTCCCGGTGACGTTCGGGGACGACCTCGGCGGCGACGAGGAGACGGCCCTGACCGAGGGGTTCGACACGCCCGTCCTCGTCACCCGCTACCCGTCGTCCATCAAGGCCTTCTACATGCAGCCGGATCCGGCCGACCCCGAGGTGGCGCTCTGCGTCGACGTCCTCGCGCCGGAGGGCTACGGAGAGCTGATCGGCGGCTCGCAGAGGATCCACGACCACGACCTCCTCCTCGCGCGGATCCGGCAGCAGGAGCTGCCGATCGAGGCGTTCCAGTGGTACCTCGACGTGAGGAAGTACGGGACGTTCCCGCATTCGGGCTTCGGCATGGGGCTCGAGCGCTTCACGGCGTGGATGTGCGGCGTGCCGCACCTGCGCGAGTGCATCCCGTACCCCCGGATGCTGTACAGGATCTATCCATGA